Within Macrobrachium nipponense isolate FS-2020 chromosome 20, ASM1510439v2, whole genome shotgun sequence, the genomic segment ACTCCGTTCCTAAGAATTTTCCCAGGCAGGCTTCTGAAGCCTAACACAATTTTACCCAACTTCGCCACCCATCAGCATAATGCTTGCGTGTGCTTGTGATAGTATAAAGTAAATGCAAGTTCCGCTGAAAGCTATAACAAATAGTTGAACCACACCCTCTTTCATGTCGAGACCCTCACTGTTCGTCCATTTTCAGTGCTTCTGGCATTGTCTTCTCGATCTAAATTCAACCATTCGCCTTCTTTTTCTTTACTAAGCACTAATTcattttggatctttcctagtcACCCCCAAGGGTTTCAACctggtatttatccacctttgcggcgtgtttagtacaagcccgttggggatgactgtaaaaacataaacaaaaggctgcAAATATCGTTTAAAGATAAtgatccccaagaaatattagataACGAACCCGAAAACCCTTGGGCGGGGATTGGGGGAGGGGCGGCTATCTAGAAAAGATCCGCAGTTTTGCACCCTAATAATTCTCAGTCTACTTTTCCACTTATATGCCaaggtgcaatttttttttttccaagtctcTGGAACACTTTCCCCGTTTAGAAATATATAGCTAACATACCCTTTTTGGCCAGTCAGTCTCGCTGTCGCCACGGTACCATAGCCTCGTAATCCCGTGACCACATGCATTCTTTCCATTCCTCTGCCTCTAATTGCTCTCTTTATGTCTGTATGTCCTCGTCAGTTACAAACGGAAACATCTCTCAGCAGTCACCAAATATTTAAGATACGTCCATCTCTTTTGATAGTATGTCTCCATTTGCATCTTTTGTTCTCATAACCATTTGTCCATTTGATTTTCTCCCGTACACTTCCCAAGTGACCAACTCAGTCTCCTGAGCATGACATCTATTTTTAatacttgcctctctctctctctctctctctctctctctctctctctctctctctctctcctcttgagtAGAATACGTGTGCATGACTCCGTCAAGCGTTTGCACTTAAAATCATCTTTTGTAACTTGAGTCGTTACTACCTCATCGCTTCATACTTCCATATCTTCATCCCATCACATTGGTTTTTTATTTCCCCTTCCTATACCCATGAATACTGATTATTTCCTCTCTGTTTAAGAGCGCCTAATTGATTTGGCATGAAATGAAGGGCTCTCAATTAACGGCAATTCATCCTTTGTCGTATTCTGATATTATTAAGGAAGTGTGTATAGCAAACTAGTTTGATCTGGTATGTCAAGTAGGCTGCGGGTTTGCCTTTTTTGTAGCTGGCTTATGTCACTGACCGAAAAGTGCTGGTAATCAGCCACAACTTCATTATGATTCCCGTCCTGGTGTCTTCTCTGAACAGCCCATCTTTGGCACATTGCGCGTTATCATTAATTTCACAAGAAATTTGTGTAGCTACACGTGATCGTTGAACACGTGTACGAAAAATCTATAATCgctaaacttttttcttttatcgaatCATATACCATCTTGGTGGAATACTTTAACAgaagttttattttgatattgtaataacagcaacaataagtaggagcaaaaataaaaataaaaataataacctcTTTCGGATCAGAAAAACtgatgaatattttctttttggcaTCGTCTGTGGACCAAAAAATGGGGTGGGTCAGCAGATTGTTAGGAAAGCGTTATTCCGTTCTGGTCAACCTATAATTTGAGACCTCATTAAGGAAATGTTTAACTGAAGTtcttataatacacacatatatatgcatacacacactcacacgcaccttgtttgtgtgtattttgtgtGTAAAACAATGAAAGGTTTGGTTGTGGAAGCTGCTCAAATCAAACTAGGTCACTGAAGAAAATGGAGGTATCAGAGaacggaactttttttttttttttttttttttttttttttgttttttttttttttttttttttttttttttttttttacaggaggaAATAAAACCTATTTGAATAGACATAAGTCCATTTACAATTGATTAACTTACGAGTTTCATCGCTGCCCTCGAGTCATCATAGTTAGTTTTGATTTTGGATCATAACGTTACGTATACGGAGCTCAAATTATTGCACAAGGCTCCAAAATCTGCCCATAAAAATCAGTTTTTCCCCGTCACGTTGCGTTGATGCCATAGAACGGGGTCGGTTCGAGGTGTATGGACGCGTTCAACTGTTCGCGAGAGCAAGGACTGAATTCCATGGATTCTCGTAATCCTCTCGGACAGTGCTTTGTTATCTCGGTCGCCGTCAGAATTTGCATATTTGAAAGCTTTAGAGGATGTCATTTCCTTTTATGTGAAAGGTAAATCTATTATATTTCTACGTGTTTGTATCTTCATGTGCGACTGCGATGGAGGGCGAAAGGGAATTGTCTCGTGAAAATGTCTGTTGGCATTACATGGACTCTCGTAATTACCAGGGGAAAAAGAAAGGAGCAGCGCatcagtatttatatatgataggcTCCTCTGATCTTGTCGAGCTCGACGCATGATGAGATAGACATTCATTAGGTTTTCCTGCGCCATGCAATTATGACAAGATCCGCTGCAACATTAACTGTGTcccccctttttttggggggtggggtgggggtgggcggTAAATACAGCGTAATTCCTTTAGGACTTGTAGTCCGAATTTATGATCCTCTTAGTGTGCGAATTGTTCATGGAACATCTAAATATATTATCGTGACAACTGAATATAAAAAGTTgtgtaaaataagcaaaaattaaaGTGTATACTACATGCCCCAAATTGATTTTGATATTTCAAGAGAGTCCTTACCATGAGGTTGGACATATTTTCTTATGTCATTTCTTCTTGGTAGGATATGGACGTTTATTTTAAAAGCTCAAGAAAATGTTCATTATTGCaggtctttcatttttatttgtaccGTGAAATCTCGTATGAAATCCCGTCTAATTAATTGCCCAAGagactacaaatatatattatatatatatatatatatatatatatatatatatatatatatatatatataatatatacatataatatcttcGGCAGAGAGGATTTTCCAGTGTTTTTAGTATATATGTACTGTGATCATCTGCGATCAAATCTGTTTGATCTCTTTCGATAGATCCTTAGATCCTTATGAGTATTTTCGTGTTTTCATGACTTAACTCATTAGTAATGTCATGATCAGCATCTTATCTGTGAGTATCGATAATAACAGTCAACACTATTGAGTAGAAAACCAAATCCAGACATAAACGTGAAGAGTAAAACGTTTTTGTGGCAAGGTAGTCTCATCCCTTTTTAATGTCGGTCCATTGTGTCATATGcaaaaagtaaatagatatgtttatattttctatacTTCATTTGTATACGCACAGCCACCAACATTGTCCCCTTTCTCCGCAattatagttcctcgttggacgagtggtttacttgctcgcctaccgattcggtagtcccgagatCGATTTCTGctttgccaacgtggaaccagaggaatttgtttctggtgattagaagttcatttctcgatatggtgtggtttggatcccacaataagctgtaggtccagttgctaggtaaccaattggttcctagccacgtaaaaatacccaatcctgttaatcagctcagtagcctggttaaactaagatatacttttttccaCAATTATAATCAAGGCCagataatctctctctgtctctcttattGATGATTACGAAGTTAAGCATTTCATGCTTTTGAGATTCGCGACAAGTTGCTGAGCGAATAAAACGAGGCGAGTGACTTGGAAATGGACTAGCGGAAAATAGCGAGGTCCTCCTACGCGAGCTTATTTAAAACGGCAAAGTTCATTTGGTGTTAAATGACGCTGTCAACACATCCGAAAACAGAGGCACAGGCACCTGCACAAACTGACCTTTAGAATATCATCTGCCAGAAGCCAACCAAATGAGAATAGTTTCACCCCAAGAGCAGTTAAGCTCAACCATAGCTTCTCTAGTGCTTGGAAATTGCAGTTGCAGTTGAAATGCCTGTAGCAGCTAAATTCTGGTTCCAGCAAAGGCCAGAAAGAAACCGTGAAAATGAGGTGTATGAAATGCACAGGTTGCTTGTTGGCTGCGTCCGCGCGTCTGCTTTATTATATAGGAATGGACAGTTCTTTACGAAAACACCAAAGACCTATATGTGGTATGTGGTAAACTTATAAATATTGAGGCGCATTTTGATCCACTGCGTATAcagccgactctctctctctctctctctctctctctctctctctctctctcctctctctctctctctattgacagGATTCATTATTTACCTTTGTATCACCACATACGCCATATGGCTTACAGCATTAGGGTGGGCCTATGGTTTGACCGAACACGGACTCACGGGGATTAACTAGGCCAGGGGGACCAAATGATTTTTTCCCTCCCATGGATCTTTGCTCAGATTTTTTCAGCGAGATAGTTTGGAAAATGACTTACAATTCGTAGGACCTCTAAAGGAATTCTGATTTGCATTTAagcttatttttttaagatttttattttttaacgtaGCATTCATACAGAGCAAGTCAGAAAGGCAATTTATGCTAAAGCCCCTTCCACGCGAGGGGGAAAGACATGACGGGCACTCGGATTTGCccgtaattctctcgcttttaaatactgttaccagatcaaacagtccaagGCAGGCTGCAGGCACAAGCAGGCGAACCTATGACTCtgaccacactcgtgatcgccatccaccCACAAAATTGGCAACAGTGTCTGCCTGCCGTGCATtcgcccctcgtgtggaaggggcttaagAAAGCTTTCAGGGACACGAATGCTCATATGTAAGAAACTAGGAAAGAAACACACACAGGTAAAGATTAAATGTTAAAGGTAAACTACTAAAAATAAGCCATTTATAATTTTGTAAGGCATTATGTATGAACTGTAGTTAAGACATGTTATAAAACATAAAGCAGTGGTCTACGGTTCCTCACACCAAGATTGCTTCCTTTTGAATCCATGAAATTGTTGCATGGAAACTGAATCTTCGGAAAACGAGTATCACGGACTAATTTTACAGACAACAACTATAATAACGAAAGTTCTGTATTGAAATATAGAAAAGGGATAACCATAACGTCCTACGAAGAATATTTAGTGTAAATTATGATTGATCGTGAACACGATTCCCTTTTAGCCAGGGAATCGGGTTCGCCTTAGCATTACAGTAGTACTATAAGAGCTTGAGAATTGAATTGCTTCGAGCTTCCCGGGGACTCTAGGAAGACTCGCGTTCTTCGGCTAAACTCTATCGCCTAGACGTGATATCAGGCTCTGCATTGCATGCAAATTTAGATATTGCATACTACCTTTTGCTTTCATTAAAGTAATTTTGTTCTCTTTTCTTCATGATTTACTTTTCGGTAAGTGGTTTCTGTACGGTATAAGAATAACTTTTGCAGTTCCTCAGTTTTGATGcgaaagaaataaattttgaatctgtCACTCAGATTTTTATCCCTTGctaaggttttttattttactttgggaAACAGAGAAAGTGCTCTGAAATTTATTACTAATGTGAaatgtaaacattttgaagtCATCCGGGTTTTCTTGTAGACTGTGTGGCCATATATGTTTGCATTAAGCTTTTCCATCATCGTCATTAGTAAATTGAGCTCctatagtttttcattttcatttattcatggataaaatttttttaagcaTTGTCTCTTTAAAACCCGACTTTTTTTTGTAGGTATAATGGGAGAGCATTGTAATACATTTGAGTTCTCAGATAGTTATCAAAGTGTGctagctttttattattattctagtaaAATTACAACTTCTCTTGATCTTCCGAGCACCAGCTTCAGTAATGCCGGTAAGAAAGTGGCCAACGTTTTGCACTAAGCTGATGAAGGACTCCATACTGTCGGTAAGACATCATGACACCTCAGCAGAATGATTGTGTTGACGCTCTGCAAAGCGAGTTGTACGTCACGTAATCATTCTGATATATTCGCGTGGAAGGAAGGCAAATAAATTTTGAATATCTGCATAACACAAGAACTCGAATATTGTTACTTCAAAGGAAGggaaatatttgcatagaaaCGAGTTAACACTAAAGACGATCGCAGAAGTTCCACACTGAAAGAGCTTATGAGATAGGTTAAACGTCATATGTCCCGACAATGATCCGCATCATAATTGCCGTTTTTGGGTTAATGGAAACCTCTTGGAGCAGTTTTGTCGGTGGAAGCTGGCCGCACCCAGGGAAGAAAACCGTGGAAGAACAAATATGCGAGGAACAGACTCGATGGAAACTTGTAGCTCACGAGATACATTTACGAGAATTCAGTTTGTTTTGTCTCGACTTGACCCTGTGTTAGGGATGTAAGAGTACTACcaacgtaggtcctgcgtgttgtaaaaggcgactaaaaggacagctgctgctgccttgcagtcacgcgttttagtaaaaggctggcccaccgccaataactgtggaaactgctccccTGCAGTTTCTTGTCTTGTTCTGATATTCTTGAAGGAAAGTTGAAGCTATAGTAAGTGGTTGTGTATTTGTGGCCTATCGTATTCTCGTATGATTCATAGAATTATGAATGACTCCAAGATACAATAACCTTTATAAACAATTACCGTTATCACTCTCAGTATTCATTACTTTCTTTTTGTTCTTGTCAATGATGTCATTCTTTCCAGATTTATTAGACTCATTGAGTAACATAATCCCttgctaatattatttttgttacttcCAGAACTTGACCTTACTCGGGTGAACGCCTCTCTTCAGGCTGATGCTGGTGAGTATCTTATAAACGAATTGCATCGCAGTTTCTTTAAAATAATGGGGCAATGTGGATCGACACTACGTCATTTTTATAGGTTCAGAAGGAAGCCTTTGTACAGTATAGAAATGTTGAGTTAGTAAGCAAGCATAGGCATTTCAGTTGCCACTTATGAAATAGCATTtaaatgcatgtatgtgtgtgtgaactatTACACCCCGGAAGTGGAAGTTGCATAAGAATAAGTGTTTATAGTTATCGTTATACCATTTGGTTTTCAATTAGGGACAAGTGATTCAGTTAAGCTGAGAGTCGTCAGCCGGGAATAACGTTGTGTTAATTTTTGACGCATTTGCATACCGGATTTGTGTGATATGGAGACGTGTGGTAAGTTGAATGCTGCAGTGGGAGGAAATTAGTGTTTAATACAGTTTTGTCTTTGTGAGGGGACCATCCAGGTTGTAGTGAAAAAGAACTATCCAAATTGTAGAGTGAGAACTAGATTAGATTGTAGGTAATTTCAGATTGTGGTGTAGGAACTAAAAACTGTAGTGTAAGGACCGTTAATATTTTCGTGAAAGAACTCTCTAAATTGTAGGTTGTTTATGTTACCAGTAAATAGTACAAGTCGATGAGACTTTCCAGAGGTAAATAAAATTGAACACATCCCGAAAAATAAGTAATTGGAGACGTGAGTAAATTATAGTGTTCTTGACAACTTCCAAGACGCTTGATGCCGTGATGAGTTCAAGATGTATTTACTGTACTTATTCATTGAAATATACTTGATGAAATAGTATtctaggaaaagtaaaaaaaaaaaatgttaccccTGAATGAtcctatgggtcccagtgcttggctttatgcctaaaTACATTCCCTTCTGTGCCATTCTTGGTGAAGTGTGAAAGGATTAAAGGTAGGTTTCTGGATTGCAAATGGCTTTGATGTTAAGAAATTAAGCCATATTGTTTCCCTAAGGACGCTCTGTAGTCAGAGGTGTGTGGCTCTTAAGCAGACTGTAGTCAATAATTGCCGAGATAATgcagaataaaaatattacataaatcaTTGGCACGTCCTCTCATGTATACAAGTAAAcaaatcattaacataaaatgaaaGTACATTAAACACCAGTTGTCTTGGATCACTTGTCACTCAATATGAAGGTTCACTTTTAATAAACTGTCATTACTATTGTTAAAAGGTTGAATCTGTTGACGACAAGACGGTGAACCTCAAGTGAAGAGCGACCATTCCTGTTTGCTGAAGTTCTTATCCGTTACacgataaatttgaatcatttgTATAGAAAGTATGTTTTATGTACGCCATGATTGCTGTATAGGGTGGCGCCTTAGATAGCTGTGCAGTGTCTGTGATTGATGAGCCCCTTTCCCGATTTGAGACCTGGTGGGCCAATCAGCTGAGGAAGCTCGCTAAGCGTTACATTTGATAGTGTTCATCAATGTATATTGAACATCAGTGTTCATCAATGTATATTGAACATCAACATGACAaaagtatatagctatatactttTACCAATATTACTGTTAAAATTTATTATCACGTTTATCAAATTTTCATCCTGGTTGAATCAGAACATACGGGATTTCCTTTGATAATGATTTGTCGAAAGCATAGGTCCAGATAATATTGTTACAGTGTTGAAGTTAATGATATTGATCATCCAGTGAAGTGTAAATGAAAATTCTCATTTGCCACCGGTTGCTTCCAACCGTCTGTTATGTTTGAATTTAGAAAGGTGGTTTTCTGCATATTTACTTGAGAGAAGTTTTCTTAGTATACCTGAAATAACActgccattttctttcatacactcaggttccaatgttttttcttctgtttttgtttattaagtgttCATCCTGTTTTTCTTACTTGAAGTGTATATTGAAGTACAAGTAATTTAGTATTTGGTATTTACTAGTCAACACATTTATGAGTATGAATTTAGCAACTAATTTTGCACAATGTACCTGTTATTATGTTTACTTAAGAGttaagttgttttaataaaattagaGTTCACAACACAAACATGGTGTTTCCTTGAGCCAGGCGCTCTCCTCAATTCATTTACCTTCCTGCACGATGTGGGCTTAAAGAAACCCCCACTTTTGGTGCCCAGACCCTGTGAACACTCCCTCTAAGAAAAGATAAGTAAGTTGTGCAGGGAAGATAATGGAGAAGTTAAAGAGGACAAGGATGACATGTCGAGGGTGGGTGACAAGAGCTTCCAAGGTTCTGAGTGACCTTCTGGAGTCCTCCACCACAACCATTAGTCAATTTGAGTACGCCATCAAGGAATACGACCAAAGACTAGCTAAGTTGGATGAAGTCCAAGAAGCAATAGAAATTGATGTAGCTGAAGAAGAACTAGAACAACTTTTGGATGAAGCCCATGAGTTTAGAACAAAAAGTGTGCAGCCTAGGATACAAGCTGAAGACCAGATAAGGaagttagcagcagcagcagcagcagcgggtcCTGGTTCTGTAAGTGGTCAGTCTTCATCTCAAGAATCAGATGTCACCAACGTCAAGTTACCCAAGCTGGAACTGCCAAAGTTTAGTGGTGAAGTGACCCAGTGGCAGTCCTTCTGGGATCAATATACTTCCCACATCGATGCACAGACCTTCCAGTGATCAGTAAGTTCACCTATTTGCTGTCTTTGCTGGAGGGAGATGCCAAGAATGTAGTAAAGGGACTAGCCCATACCAGCTAATTACCCAGTTGCTTGCAATTTACTGAAGGAACGCTACTACAAGCCAGAAGGATTATTTTTGCTCATGTCAGGCATTGTTAACTGGTCAGGTCAACATTAATGTCAGCGGACCAAAGGGTGTAGCACAGCTGTGGAAATTACGAGATGACATTCTAATACATATCCGCAGTTTGGAGGCGCTAGGCGTCACTGGTAAACAGTGTGAAGTGTTTCTTACACCTATCATCCTCTCTCGTTTGCCCAGTGAACTGCGGCTAGAGTGGGCCAGGGATGGTGATGGACATGAAAGTGATTTAGATTGGTTATTGACATTCTTAGACAAGGAAATTTCAAGATTAGAAAGGTCTGAAGCCTTTAAGGGAAAGAGTagtagtgaggaaaagaaaattgaaagtaagaGTTCTAAAGACAAGGTGTACTCAGCCGCAGCCCTTCTCATGCTTCGTCCAAGCAAGAAAACACTATGTGCAGTTTCTGTGGCAAGAAACACAAAATCAGAAAACTGTTTTGGTGTTCTAGAATTGAGTGGAAAAGAGCGAGGTGAAAAAATTAGAAGTTTAGGCCTATGTTTCAAGTGTTTGAAGAGTGGACAGATGTCAAGAGAGTGTAAAGCTCGTACAAGGTGTACAAAGTGTAACGGTGCCCACTCTACCTTAATGTGTGTGTAGGCTGGAAATTAACctaaagaaggaagaaagtgaaGCAAAGGTAGGTGCTGTTGGCAGTGACAAGCCTGGTGATGTGGCACTTCTGACAGGGCAAGGTGGTAACTGTACCATTTTACAGACAGCCAAAGTTCAAGTGAGTGGTAGTGATGGTACTGTTGTCACTGCTCAGGTAATGTTTGATAATGGTGCAGACAGATCATATGTTAGTAGCAAATTTGTAAAGAAGTGTAAACCACAGTGGATCACTAGTGCACCTATGCCATACTCTAGTTTTGGGGGTCATAGTAGTGGAAAAAATGAACACAGAAATGTTTATGAGTTAAAGTTGTGGGACTCCGACAAGAAATTGGTACCTATCATTGCTGCGGAGATTCCCAGAATATGTCAGCCTTGGTTAGGCCTTGTACCATATTCAGTGTGCTTAACTCTTTTTCTCATGTTGCATTAGCTGATGATTACCACCATGATTCTCCCATTGAGATTGATATACTGATTGGTCTAGATTTCTACTGGACACTGATTTCTCCTGTAGATGCCTTCCAAATTAACCATGTTGTAGCCATGAAGTCTGTCTTTGGTTATGTCTTGAGTGGCAGGCTGTATGAAACCACTCGCACTTGTACGTATTCTGTACCACAATTATTGTGTATCTCCTCTGTTTCAGATTCAGATTTGTGTAAGTTTTGGGATCTGGAAAACTGTAGGGGTTAAGCCTAGGGAACTTGTTGAAAGTTATAGTGAGACtaaagttttcaaagaatttgaGAGTACCGTGAAGTTTGTGAATGGTCGCTATGAGGTTGCACTGCCATGGAAGGATGATTCTGCtaaagaaaaacttttgaataatgAAGTCATAGCCATAAAAGGTTAAGTAAGCTAATGGTTAAGTTAGAACAAATAAGGAGCTTAAGAAAGAGTATCAAAAAGTGTTTGATagttatgagtctgatcacatgatAGAAGAGGTACCAAGACGGGAAAAATTTCAGGTGTGATCCAGTGTACTATATGCCTCATCGTCCAGTAGTGAAGTTAAGCAGTTCAAGTACTAAGATAAGGCCTGTGTTTGATGCCTCTGCCTCTTGTTACAATGGTGTATCATTGAATGACTGTTTGTCCTCAGGCCCATCACTCAATCCTGACTTGGTTGAGGTGCTCATTCGCTTTCGTCGTTTGGCCCATTGCTGTTAACAGCTGATAAATAAGAAAGGCATTTCTGCAAATTAGTGtacaagagaaagacagagatgtTCATAGATTTTGTGGCCAAGAGACGATGGTACAATACGGCACATGAGATTCACACGTGTACCCTTTGGTAACACAGCGAGCCCATTTCTGTTAAATGCCACTATCAAACATCCATTTGGATAAGTATCCCCCCACTAGTGTAGTGCAAGATTTGAAGGCTAACATGTATACAGACAATTGGTTGAGTGGTGCGGATTTTGCTGTAGAAAGCAGCTGATAAATTTTGTGAAGCCTGTAGCATTTTGCTGATGCTAGTATGGACCTTACAAAGCTTGTGTCAAATAGTTTGCTGATTACTTCTCAGTTATATGACAAGGTACCCTTTATAAATTCTGATGGATGTAATACTGTATTAGGCCTTAAGTGGTTTTATTGGTGTAACGCACAGGACAGTTCTCCTTTGATGGCATAACCTCAGATTCTGTTGTAGAAGTAGTCTCTACTAAGCGAAGCATCCTTAGTGTGATAGCTAGATTTTTGACCCTTTAGGATTAATTAGTCCATATGTTATGTACGGCAAGATACTTTTTCAGGAAACTCTTGGCAAAACTGGGTCTTGACTTTGGGATCAAGAAATGCCATCAGAGTTGAAGCTTAAGTTTCAGAAATGGCTTCTTAGTAGTcaacattttaagaattttcagaTAGATAGATGTTATTTTCCACAAAAGGCCTGGGAGAAGCTTAGTCATATGGAGCTACATGGGTTTGGCGATGCTTCTGAAAAGGGCTATGGGGCTTGTGTGACCTGCGAGTACCTGTGGAGAACAGCTCATATAAGGTGTCATTAGTATCCTCTAAGTCAAGAGTTGCACCCATAAAGACAATTACATTGCCGAGGTTAGAACTCATGGGATCTCTTTTGTGTTCAAGATTAGTCAACTTTGTGAAGAACGCCCTTAACCTAGATAACAGTGTTAGAGTTAGGTGTTGGACAGATTCTACCATTGCTTTGTCATGGATTCAAGGAGATGCTAGTAAGAAGGACATATTTGTAGCTAATCGGGTAAAGGAAATCAGAGAGTTAACACCTCCAAGTTGCTGGCAACATTGTGGAAGTAAGGACAATCCAGCTGACCTGATAACACGGGGTGGGGTCTTTTGGCGGACAATCTTGTGGATAGTACTATGTGGTTCTATGGGCCTAGTATGTTAAACAAAAGACACCCTATACCAGGAAAGGGAAGGTAACACAGTTgttaaagataaagaagaaataagCACAGAAAGCACTGTTGCCTGTCTCAAGTACAAGGAGTGCCAAAAAACCCTTTGATAGATTTAGATCGATTCAGTAAATTAAGCAAGGTGTTAAGAGTTACAGCTTATGTCTTAAGATTTATCAGAAATTGTAAAATTAGTCAAAATAAAGTGGAGGGCCCTCTCATTACTGAAGAGATTGATTTTGCTAAATTGAAGTTGATTTACTGCATCCAAAGAGAAGTGTTTTCTGTAGAAATAAAGGCACTTTTAGTAACAAGGCTATTCTTCAATGGTCTAAATTAAGAAATCTTGACCCCTTTCTAGATGATAAAAGATTATTAAGAATTAAGGGTCGTCTTGAGTTTTCTAACTTAGACTATGACACTAAACATCCTGTCATAATTCCCAAGGGTCAATTTGCTAAGTTGTTGATCATTTCAGCATGAGTTTTTGAAGCATGCAGGTGTGGATACTGTAATTTCATCCCTACGGAATAGCTTTTGGATTATAGAATGAGGAGATTAGCTAAGACAGTAATGAAGGAATGTTTAAGTTGCCGTGGCATGATTCAAAACCTTGCAGTCAACCTGTGGCTCCATTACCCAAAGAAAAGAGTTAAAGGTACTTCTCCACCCTTGATGTTAACAGGCTTAGATTATGCAGGCCCCCTCTTTTTGTGACGATTGTCCTAGTAAGAAATTTTATGTATTGTTGTTCACTTGTGGTGTTGTACGAGCCGTACACCTAGAGCTTACAGAATCTTTATCCTTGTCTGACTGCTTATTGGCTATAAGAAGATTTGTTGCCAGGAGAGGTTTACCTAGTGTCATATATTCAGATAATGCAAAGACTTTTGTAGCTGCTAAATATGAGGTACAAAGGATGTATAGCCACTTGGCTCCAAATGGAACTTTATAGCCCCTCGTGCTCCCTGGTGGGGCGGCTGGTGGGAGAGGCTCATTAGGTCAGTTAAGCTTGCTTTGAGAAAGACACTAAATCTGAACTATGTAAGTAAGAGTGAATTAGAAACTATATTAGTAGAAATAGAATCATGTATTAATTCTAGACCGTTGACTTATGTGAGTGATGAACCTGAT encodes:
- the LOC135219976 gene encoding uncharacterized protein LOC135219976, which codes for MEKLKRTRMTCRGWVTRASKVLSDLLESSTTTISQFEYAIKEYDQRLAKLDEVQEAIEIDVAEEELEQLLDEAHEFRTKSVQPRIQAEDQIRKLAAAAAAAGPGSVSGQSSSQESDVTNVKLPKLELPKFSGEVTQWQSFWDQYTSHIDAQTFQNATTSQKDYFCSCQALLTGQVNINVSGPKGVAQLWKLRDDILIHIRSLEALGVTGKQCEVFLTPIILSRLPSELRLEWARDGDGHESDLDWLLTFLDKEISRLERSEAFKGKSSSEEKKIESKSSKDKVYSAAALLMLRPSKKTLCAVSVARNTKSENCFGVLELSGKERGEKIRSLGLCFKLEINLKKEESEAKVGAVGSDKPGDVALLTGQGGNCTILQTAKVQVSGSDGTVVTAQVMFDNGADRSYVSSKFVKKCKPQWITSAPMPYSSFGGHSSGKNEHRNVYELKLWDSDKKLIQICVSFGIWKTVGVKPRELVESYSETKVFKEFESTVKFVNGRYEVALPWKDDSAKEKLLNNEVIAIKG